In Penaeus monodon isolate SGIC_2016 chromosome 7, NSTDA_Pmon_1, whole genome shotgun sequence, the genomic stretch TATttcaaatgataataactttCTCAGAAACAGGATCCTTAAACCTAGAAAATAGACATTTTATAGTTAGAGACTGATTCAAGCAGACTGCATAATGATATTAGAGTTTCAAGCAAGCAGATAAAGCCAACTCAGGATAAgagtaaacataaatatataacaaataaataaaatataaaaaaacactgaCACAAAAAGATGAATACTAACTCAACTAAACTACATCTATTAGTTCCTGGGTCTGACACTAAACTATTTTCTACAGCATTAATGGACACACACAGATGGTGGATGGTACATACTGACATCGCAGAGAAAGTTAACTTTCGTGCCATCAGGTGTTATTCTATATGGCACAGagactcttcttttctttctcttgacaGGACTCAGGTTTAGGGCAGTTAGAGATTCTGTTGCTGCGTCCACAATTTCAACTTTTGGAACGGCAGATATCATGTCAGCAGAATCGACAGAGAGGCTTTTTCCTACTGGAGGtggcttttttaaaaggggttcctcctcttctatttcaTCTGGATCGTCGGTCATATTGGAAGTGGAAGGAATAGGTTTGGCATCGACTACTGGGTCACTCTCAATCTCAGTATCACACAAGCTTCCTAAGGAATCTGGTCCACCAGCTGATGTCTCCTGATGAGACATCACCTGTACCAACCAAAATTCACTGAGCACCACCTGGCTATTAGCAACCAAGCTTTGCAGAATGCATTGTAAACTTGGAAATAACTTAGGTGAGGATGTATGGAAGAGGACTGGTTGGCTTTAGAAATTTGTTCCTGAATGCCTTTGCTTATAAAAGAAGTCTCACTACTTCCTCTGAATTAACATCAGTTCTGGACACTGACTCGATCACCACAAAATCTTTGTGTGATGAAGAAAGGCAGTATTCTCATTGGTATCAGGTACATTTGAGACTTAGAAGacattctgtgtgtgtttgtttactgtgATCATCAGGTGAGTCAGCAACAGGGTTTAAGAGAGGATCTGATGTACACTCTACAGGAGACATGGCCTGGATACTGGACTCAGTGTGTACTAAGTTAGGTGACTCTGACCGAGAGCAGGACGGGAGGAGTGGACTGCCCTCATGACGTGATGGTGGGTGTGGGAGGACACCCAATGACGGCTCGAGGGTTGGGAATCACACTCAGTGCTTGGACCTGGTGTGTCTGAGGTCTGAGCTCCTCTTCACTAGCTTCTACTTGTGGGCCAGATTTCACTGTCTGGTCCCGTGAAAGTGGCGGCATTTGGCACACTGTGCACTTCCTGCGGcaattcctcctcttctcgtATTGTGTTGCATGCTACCACTGAACAACATCTACCACTACACACagctagaaagaaaaaagaaaaaaaataaacataaatcaaATGCCAATTGAACACCTTCCAACATAACATAGCGTAACTGGCTTCTCAGGCAAACATAAGCTAGGTGCAAGTACAGAACGAGGGCAAGGCTATAACATCCACAAGGAAAGTGTGCTGCTTAAGACAAAGAGaattggaagagaaagaggaatagaaaaatgAAGTTTTAGATTGGCAAGCTAATAAGCCTTGACTCTTATAACCACCCTGCACAATGCCTTGACATTGGCAATGCATCTCTCAGGTGACACCACTTTCCAATTGTTTCTGCACATATCACTCACCTTCCTTTGTCCTTTGCTCGTAATTACATCTATACCTTTAAAGTTTCAAGATGTCATCGAAGAAAGTTCATCCTTTTCTATGCCTAAAATATTGcttcatatgataaaaaaaattatatcacatcAACTCAAATCACCTCTACAATTGGTTCCTTTATCTCTTGAAAAGAGCTGAAAAAAATATGCAGGGTCCATCCTCCCTGCTTAAGTCAATTGGAAATTAACATGCATCTACACATGCTCACAAACGCAGCAAACGATGCACGCAAAATAATTCATGCATTCATTTTCTGGCACTCTTTCAACACTCTTCAATGAGCACTGTGACCATGCAAAGGCACACAAAAGATTAAGCGCTGCATATGAGCATATGTACATCCTTCACAGTATGCAGCCAAAATCTACCATTTTATCCTTCACTGTCAAGCTACTCAGGCACTCTAACTCCTCATATATCTTCAATAAAAGAGTAAATTCACCTATGTTAAATACTCATTTAGGAAGAAAATGTATAAGAAacaagagaagtaaaagagaatgTATAAATGAATCTAGCGAAAAGAGGACAGAGCAGTATCCTGACAAACAGCTTTTAATCATAAACTAAATTAATTTGAACATCCCATATTCCCAAGAGCAAATGAAATATGAAACTGAGGGAGCATATATCactaatatcaatatatgtttatcacatcaataacaacaataacatgaaaTCATTTGCGCCTTCtctgtttaataatatatttgaatatttagtTTTCACCAGTTATAATACATCTTCACCCAACATTTCCTATTCAACTTCTGCAATAATACCTATAATTGTTCTATAAATAAAACCATAATTTACCTAGCCTTTCTGTGTTTCGGTCCTCATGAACACTGGCGTGTTCCTGATATCATATCccctgtatatatttttacaatggaAATACCTGTCCTTCgtaattttcattttccattttccaacCTTATTTTATTCATGAATCATACTATTTCTATCTACTGTATGCTTATTTATTTCCTCATAAACAAATTCAGGCActtgacctactttcacattacTTAATATTTGCATTAGCTGACAGTGAATAATTTTTTGTTGCATTACAAGTATTTGTGATTCTTAATCTGAGTGAACATTTCTGTACCCATGTCTTTGAAAAATGAGTACAATtttgtaatgttattatttacttacttatttatttattttttttttagcatgccCAGTAATGTTTAAGTATTTTCTAttcttatatgatttttttttacatacagtgATTTCTAAATCATCAAAACACCAGTTTCACTTCATGCAGGGTCCCATCCTCTATCTCATATTtacaaacaagaataataaatgcAATGAACAAAAAATACTACAAGTAAGACAAGTAAATGAACAATTCtaatataaagttaaaaaaatcaaatgaaacacCACACCAGTTTCCTTGTGGTTATCTAAACATTCTACCAGTTAGTCAATAAAGCCACACTACTCGTTCTAGTAGAGGTTTAAATGTGGAACTATCTATATCAGTTTACCTGCTAAATGATCTACTTATGCAGTATCACTGTATTTAGTTTTTAAAGgccaacaaaaatattttactaagAGCCCAAAAACAACACTGACACCTACAGGTAATTACACATATGCAGCTGCCTATATCCTTACGTAAAATCTTGtcgtcattctgttttttttttgttttttttttgtcaaatctaTGGAACTCAATGCAGCACAGCAAAGCTAagcacaaaacacaataaaattatGAAAGCTTTTGATGGAAAATAGCCAACTACAAAGTTACGTTCCTCATCTTGTCACTTTCCTTCCTCCTGAAATATAATACCTGTAAACATGCAGCACACTCACCATCTCGCACATCTCCTGACTCAATTTCGTAAAGGCCATCAGCAAAAATATCAAGCCCCTCGTTCTCAGAGCGCGACCTGGCTCCCTCAGAACGAGACTTCCAACCAGAGTTGATGAAAGTGTTGAAGTTGGCACTTGGGTCACTCAGTCGGCGCTACCACATAACACAAAAAGATCAGTGGCTCTGTGCCTTACATTGCTACCTCATTCTTTTCTACTTATATGATTCAGATGGTGGAAAATTACAGACTCCTATTCACATATCCTTACTTTTAAGCTATTGTGGAAATGACACAACAACAAgcacctttatttatctatttttctcaatataaaagaaaaaaaggctaaatttcattattcattacacCAGAATCAAAAGAAAATACTGTTCTGAGCTCCAATCAATATTCAAAATTTCTACATCACTAAAAGCACAATGCCTGAAATTTCCACTATAATACATCTATAAAACTAAACACAGCTTCTCCTTACTTGGTGCCGATAGATGAACCTATCCTCTGGCTCGTCATCCCAGTCGGAATCCCACATGTCTGTTAAACTCACACCAGGCTCAGAGGTTGGAGTCTCTACGCCTGAACCTATGAGATAAAACTTATTATGAATtatgaaatacacatatacacacacacacacacacatatatatacacacacacacacacacacacacatacacacacacacacacacacacacatttgcctaCATATGGTTTAATTTTCAAGAGAAAGCAACTCACCTTTTGGCTTGGTCACAGCCATTTCTGCATGGCCCTTCCCTTGTGGTCCCTTCATGCGCACAAATTCTATGCGTTGGTTGCTGTTCCCAGCAAAGAGACCCATCATCATCCTCTGAGCCACCTTGCTACTCAAACTTGCCTGGTTGTTGGATGAGAACACTTCCAATAAGAAAAAAGTTTGGCTTAAATCTTTTTGAGTAAACAAATATTCAACTACTCGTACaccacaaactaacaaacaaacacacccacacagcacagcCACAAAcaaacatgtgcacacacacacacacacacacacacacacacacacacacacacacacacacacacacacacacacacacacacacacacacacacaaagtaaaatcAATACAATATTAGTAAACATATTTTAactgaaaaaagaataagaacaaaggtTCTCAGTACCTACCCGGGCATCATACACTCGTTTGAGAGCATCATATCTGATTGACCCTAAAAATATGACAGCCTGACGTGTTCCTGCATGATCTGAGGCAACCAGTTCAACGCAAACCATCTCACCATCACGTACTAACATGTCAGCAAATACCtagtaaataaaaagatttttttttctttattgtactTAAAATACTATAGGAAAACATATGACATATAGTCCTTATGCATAACAAGTTATCTAGTAATCTTTCAATATCTTTATTCACAGGCATGAAAACCATAAATATTTACTAGTGATAGCCACTTCAGATAAAATACAGATAACCCtaaatcacaaaaataaaccAATACAGTTAGTAGTATCACCTAATAATACTTATCAACAgtccaaacaaagaaacaaaccacaagtaaaaaatatttacttcATCAAAGTTATCAACGTGGAAGCATACACTAGGGTATGTTATTTCCTCAACTTCTCCCTTGGTGTCCATGCGGCGCCTACTGGGACTTGCATACACTTTCTGTTAACATATGCATGATGTATATAAGTACAAAGTAATCAATCTACAGTAACAATACCATTAAATCTAAGCAAGCATTACAAGAATTATGTAATGCTTTCTGTTCATGTATTCATAATGCATTTAGATAAAAAGTAATTAATCTACACAACAGTATCAATAAAAGTAATGCAAGTATTATGAGAAGTATTCATCTAGTTACAAATCAACCACCATCAcatcagaaggaaaaaaaagtcagtgaggaagaaggatgatatacaagaaaaagaaaactatgaGTTTATTCCCCTGTACCTCTATATACCACAATATCACAGATTCAAATCGCAATGTTTGTTCTCTAATGACTTGCCTGAGAGTGTCGTCGGAGCACCTGCAGGTCCTTTGGGCTTGTACGAGTACATACAGCTAGTGTAAGGGTGTAGTCAAATTGGTGTATTATGAGATTCAAGTATACAGTTTCTTCCCAATCTATGTCGGGATCACCAATGGGGAGCTTCCTGCTGTCACGCCTATACACTTCTACCTCAGTCTGATgagattgaaaaaataaaatagtaatactaacataTGCAGACACAAACACCCTACCCAACTATATGCCTATATAGGTAAATGGatgctaaaatatataaatatatatatgtatgtgtgcataaacacCCAAATATCTATACAGTGTGTTATATTTTCAGGACAAAGAACCTCACATCCTTTCATGAAATCTATGAGCCCTGNNNNNNNNNNNNNNNNNNNNNNNNNNNNNNNNNNNNNNNNNNNNNNNNNNNNNNNNNNNNNNNNNNNNNNNNNNNNNNNNNNNNNNNNNNNNNNNNNNNNATTACCTagctctttctgtttttgtttataaataaataccataatttacctagctctttctgttgtttcgGTTCCTCATGAACATGGCGTGTTTCCTGATATCATAtccctgtatatatttttacaatggaAATACCTGCCTTctgtaattttaattttccattttccaaCCTTATTTTATTCATGAATCATACTATTTCTATCTACTGTATGCTTATTTATTTCCTCATAAAACAAATTCaggcactgacctactttcacattacTTATATATTTGCATTAGCTGACAGTGATAATTTTTTGTTGCATTAAAAGTATTTGTGATTCTTAATCTGAGTGAATATTTCTGTACCCATGCCTTTGAAAAATGAGTACAATtttgtaatgttattatttacttacttatttatttatttattttttttagcatgcCCAGTAATgcttattttctattcttatatgattttttttttacatactcaCAGTGATTTCTAAATCATCAAAACACCAGTTTCATTTCATGCAGGGTCCCATCCTCTATCTCATATTtacaaacaagaataataaatgcaatgaacaaaaaaatactacaagTAAGACAAGTAAAATGAACAATTCATAATATAAAGTTAAAGAAATCAAATGAAACACCACACCAGTTTCCTTGTGGTTATCTAAACATTCTACTACAGTCAGTCAAATAAAGCCACATACTCGTTCTAGTAGAGGTTTAAATGTGGAACTATCTATATCAGTTTACCTGCTAAATGATCTACTTATGCAGTATCACTGTATTTAGTTTTTAAAGgccaacaaaaatattttactaagAGCCCAAAAACAACACTGACACCTGCAGGTAATTACACATATGCAGCTGCCTATATCCTTACGTAAAATCTTGTCgtcattctgtttttttgttttttttggtcaaaTCTATGGAACTCAATGCAGCACAGCAAAGCTAAgcacaaaatacaataaaattatgaaaGCTTTTGATGGAAAATAGCCAACTACAAAGTTACGTTCCTCATCTTGTCACTTTCCTTCCTCCTGAAATATAATACCTGTAAACATGCAGCACACTCACCATCTCGCACATCTCCTGACTCAATTTCGTAAAGGCCATCAGCAAAAATATCAAGCCCCTCGTTCTCAGAGCGCGACCTGGCTCCCTCAGAACGAGACTTCCAACCAGAGTTGATGAAAGTGTTGAAGTTGGCACTTGGGTCACTCAGTCGGCGCTACCACATAACACAAAAAGATCAGTGGCTCTGTGCCTTACATTGCTACCTCATTCTTTTCTACTTATATGATTCAGATGGTGGAAAATTACAGACTCCTATTCACATATCCTTACTTTTAAGCTATTGTGGAAATGACACAACAAAAAgcacctttatttatctatttttctcaacataaaagaaaaaaaggctaaatttcattattcattacacCAGAATCAAAAGAAAATACTGTTCTGAGCTCCAATCAATATTCAAAATTTCTACATCACTAAAAGCACAATGCCTGAAATTTCCACTATAATACATCTATAAAACTGAACACAGCTTCTCCTTACTTGGTGCCGATAGATGAACCTATCCTCTGGCTCGTCATCCCAGTCGGAATCCCACATGTCTGTTAAACTCACACCAGGCTCAGAGGTTGGAGTCTCTACGCCTGAACCTATGAGATAAAACTTATTATGAATtatgaaatacacatatacatatacacacacacacacacacacacacatatatatatatatatatatatatatatatatatatatatatatatatatatatatttatatattacacacacacacctctcacacacacacacacacacacacacacacacacacacacacacacacacacacacacacacacacacacacacacacacacacacacacacacacacacacacacacatatttgcctACATATGGTTTAATTTTCAAGAGAAAGCAACTCACCTTTTGGCTTGGTCACAGCCATTTCTGCATGGCCCTTCCCTTGTGGTCCCTTCATGCGCACAAATTCTATGCGTTGGTTGCTGTTCCCAGCAAAGAGACCCATCATCATCCTCTGAGCCACCTTGCTACTCAAACTTGCCTGGTTGTTGGATGAGAACACTTCCAATAAGAAAAAAGTTTGGCTTAAATCTTTTTGAGTAAACAAATATTCAACTACTcgtacacacccacaaccacaaattaacaaacaaacacacctacacagcACAGCCACAAACAaacatgtgtgcacacacacacacacacacacacacacacacacacacacacacacacacacacacaaagtaaaatcaatacaatattagtaaaaatattttaacagaaaaaagaataagaacaaaggtTCTCAGTA encodes the following:
- the LOC119574982 gene encoding LOW QUALITY PROTEIN: uncharacterized protein LOC119574982 (The sequence of the model RefSeq protein was modified relative to this genomic sequence to represent the inferred CDS: inserted 9 bases in 7 codons; deleted 3 bases in 2 codons; substituted 3 bases at 3 genomic stop codons; added 118 bases not found in genome assembly) gives rise to the protein MAGLGAKDILRNVTALEQLIEEINFQRAKEMRQCLMSKDDTGFVMVQGTTYWTDLFVRHFLFQTDRSTDADDLLFFIRKKQLKGSRYIPKYQTEVEVYRRDSRKLPIGDPDIDWEETVYLNLIIHQFDYTLTLAVCTRTSPKDLQVLRRHSQKVYASPSRRRMDTKGEVEEITYPSVCFHVDNFDEVFADMLVRDGEMVCVELVASDHAGTRQAVIFLGSIRYDALKRVYDARASLSSKVAQRMMMGLFAGNSNQRIEFVRMKGPQGKGHAEMAVTKPKGSGVETPTSEPGVSLTDMWDSDWDDEPEDRFIYRHQRRLSDPSANFNTFINSGWKSRSEGARSRSENEGLDIFADGLYEIESGDVRDAVCSGRCCSVVACNTIREEEELPQEVQCAKCRHFHXDQTVKSGPQVEASEEXAQTSDTPGPSTECDXPTLEPSLGVLPHPPSRHEGSPLLPSCSRSESPNLVHTESSIQAMSPVECTSDPLLNPVADSPDDHSKQTHTECLLSXSNVPDTNENTXLSSSHKDFVVIESVSRTDVNSEEXSETSFISKGIQEQISKANQSSSIHPHLXVISKFTMHSAKLGCXXPGGAQXILVGTGDVSQETSAGGPDSLGSLCDTEIESDPVVDAKPIPSTSNMTDDPDEIEEEEPLLKKPPPVGKSLSVDSADMISAVPKVEIVDAATESLTALNLSPVKRKKRRVSVPYRITPDGTKVNFLCDVKLDDGAYNPLWTTKGFTQTFHFWKESRRAQSVPLNAYLTYVTLPWFTIITDILDHRTGPILTF